A window of Campylobacter ureolyticus contains these coding sequences:
- a CDS encoding amidohydrolase, protein MDQISQRIMDLKDEIVKTRRYFHSHPETGWFTFFTTAVIADKMAKMGYDVKLGREVVDPDARQGLGSKEDCEKYLKRAKSLLNDEQAKYLGAMEDGLTGLVAEIDTKRPGKLVAFRFDIDGVDVTECKDESHRPFKEGFRSDIEGITHACGHDGHITIGLYTAKLIAENLDKFQGKFRFIFQTAEEGTRGAVGMEKAGVVKDVDYLLGGHIGFQATTMKGIICKTDKLLATTKFDVILTGKSAHAAGAPQEGNNALLAAAQMALNMHGITRNAKGVTRINVGVLKAGEGRNVIAPNAYLACETRGETTELNEFMKNECDKIIKGVSEIYGVKYEVKVTGGTSGGDSDYEVAQIYENAAKQSPFIDNDKIENELSFGACEDFAHFMHAVQNQGGKSSYLMIGTTLKAGHHNAKFDFDEDSLLAGIDVFVRSAYAINKNENK, encoded by the coding sequence ATGGATCAAATTTCACAAAGAATAATGGATTTAAAAGATGAGATTGTAAAAACAAGGAGATATTTTCACTCTCATCCAGAAACTGGTTGGTTTACATTTTTTACAACAGCTGTGATTGCTGATAAAATGGCAAAAATGGGCTATGATGTAAAGCTTGGTAGAGAAGTTGTAGATCCAGATGCTAGACAAGGACTTGGCTCTAAGGAGGACTGCGAAAAGTACCTTAAAAGAGCAAAATCACTTCTAAATGACGAACAAGCTAAATATCTGGGCGCCATGGAAGATGGCTTAACTGGACTTGTTGCAGAAATTGATACTAAAAGACCTGGAAAACTTGTGGCTTTTAGATTTGACATTGACGGCGTTGATGTAACTGAATGCAAGGATGAAAGCCACCGTCCTTTTAAAGAGGGATTTCGCTCAGATATTGAGGGCATTACTCATGCTTGCGGGCACGATGGACATATCACAATCGGACTTTATACAGCTAAACTAATCGCTGAAAATTTAGACAAATTTCAAGGCAAATTTAGATTTATTTTCCAAACAGCAGAAGAAGGTACTCGTGGTGCAGTTGGTATGGAAAAAGCAGGAGTTGTAAAAGATGTAGATTATTTACTTGGTGGACATATTGGCTTTCAAGCAACTACAATGAAAGGTATAATTTGCAAAACTGACAAACTTCTTGCAACAACTAAATTTGATGTTATTTTAACTGGTAAATCAGCTCACGCAGCAGGAGCACCACAAGAGGGGAATAACGCGCTTTTAGCGGCTGCTCAAATGGCACTTAATATGCACGGCATTACGCGCAACGCAAAAGGAGTAACACGCATAAATGTTGGTGTTTTAAAAGCTGGAGAGGGAAGAAATGTAATCGCACCAAATGCCTATCTTGCATGCGAAACAAGAGGTGAAACAACAGAGCTTAATGAGTTTATGAAAAACGAATGCGATAAAATAATTAAAGGTGTTAGTGAAATTTATGGCGTAAAATACGAAGTAAAAGTCACAGGTGGAACAAGTGGTGGAGATAGCGATTATGAAGTTGCACAAATTTATGAAAACGCAGCTAAACAAAGTCCATTTATCGATAATGATAAAATAGAAAATGAGCTTAGCTTTGGAGCGTGTGAAGATTTTGCTCATTTTATGCACGCAGTTCAAAATCAAGGTGGAAAAAGCTCATATTTAATGATAGGAACAACATTAAAAGCAGGTCACCATAATGCTAAATTTGACTTTGATGAAGACTCTCTTTTAGCTGGAATTGATGTTTTTGTAAGAAGTGCATATGCAATAAATAAAAACGAAAATAAATAA
- the pepE gene encoding dipeptidase PepE: MKALLLSASGYKDTGYLNHSKGWIKEFLGKDWDEEILFIPFAGVTRTNDEYEKRVRDALENQNIKSIHRYSDMKKAIKNAKSICVGGGNTFMLMAKIYEFDLLEEIQNAVKNGTKYFGWSAGANIAGKTMMTTNDMPIIMPKSFKTLNLFPYQINPHFISGQIKGHNGESRETRLNEFLIANQNEIIYALPEGTGFLINGNEAELIGHCDALKFEYKKDVATVKLGEKIKI; encoded by the coding sequence ATGAAAGCTTTACTTTTAAGCGCATCAGGCTATAAAGATACAGGATATTTAAACCATTCAAAAGGTTGGATAAAAGAATTTCTAGGAAAAGACTGGGATGAGGAAATTTTATTTATCCCATTTGCAGGAGTTACTCGAACAAATGATGAATATGAAAAAAGAGTTAGGGATGCATTAGAAAATCAAAACATAAAAAGCATTCACCGCTACAGCGATATGAAAAAAGCTATAAAAAATGCAAAGTCAATCTGCGTTGGTGGTGGAAATACATTTATGTTAATGGCAAAAATTTATGAATTTGACCTATTGGAAGAAATTCAAAATGCAGTAAAAAATGGAACAAAATATTTTGGCTGGAGTGCAGGAGCAAATATAGCTGGAAAAACCATGATGACAACAAATGATATGCCTATCATTATGCCAAAAAGCTTTAAAACATTAAATTTATTCCCATATCAAATAAATCCTCATTTTATAAGCGGCCAAATAAAAGGACATAATGGCGAAAGTAGAGAAACTAGGCTAAATGAGTTTTTAATAGCAAATCAAAACGAGATAATTTATGCTCTACCTGAGGGAACTGGTTTTTTAATAAATGGCAATGAGGCCGAACTTATAGGTCATTGCGACGCACTAAAATTTGAATACAAAAAAGATGTTGCCACTGTAAAACTTGGTGAAAAGATAAAAATTTAA
- the dcuC gene encoding C4-dicarboxylate transporter DcuC, which yields MEDLRLILAIVGIIAVVVLLIKKVETRTALIGVGLILCVLCFKPMDAFTAFTASMTKAGLIKAICASMGFAFVMKFTKCDQHLVNALTKPLGNIGFFLIPMVTLLTYMINIAIPSAAGCSAAVGATLIPLLMASGVRPAMAGAAVFAGVFGSVLSPGNAHNIFVTEMVVKSGNTAYTVQDVIKVQMPSAFVALGIVLVCITLMAFVFKDYSKGKNYLIETGIEEKNTKDLKVNYLYALMPLVPLVILIIGGTSLNKVPFLAWTKMGVAEAMLIGGVLSIFVTMTNPQTIVKEFFNGMGSAYANVIGIIIAAGVFVAGLTACGAIDFIIELLKSEQNYVKFGGTFIPYLMGIITGSGDAATFAFNEAITSQAIQLGFEQDKLGMAASIAGALGRGSSPIAGACIVCAGLALANPVELAKRTALGMFISIVVIAFFIL from the coding sequence ATGGAAGATTTAAGATTGATTCTCGCAATTGTTGGAATAATTGCAGTTGTTGTTTTGTTGATTAAGAAGGTAGAAACTAGAACTGCGCTAATTGGTGTTGGACTTATTTTATGTGTGCTTTGTTTTAAACCAATGGATGCATTTACCGCATTTACCGCATCTATGACAAAAGCAGGACTTATAAAGGCGATTTGTGCCTCAATGGGTTTTGCTTTTGTTATGAAATTCACAAAATGTGATCAACATCTTGTAAATGCTCTTACAAAACCTCTTGGAAATATCGGTTTTTTCCTAATTCCAATGGTTACACTTTTAACCTATATGATAAACATAGCCATTCCATCAGCTGCTGGATGTTCAGCTGCCGTTGGAGCCACATTAATACCACTTTTAATGGCTTCAGGAGTTAGACCTGCGATGGCTGGAGCTGCTGTTTTTGCTGGAGTTTTTGGCTCGGTTTTAAGCCCTGGAAATGCCCACAATATCTTTGTTACAGAAATGGTTGTAAAAAGTGGTAATACAGCATATACAGTTCAAGATGTTATAAAGGTTCAAATGCCAAGTGCGTTTGTGGCATTAGGAATAGTTTTGGTTTGTATAACACTAATGGCATTTGTTTTTAAAGACTATTCAAAAGGTAAAAACTATCTTATAGAAACTGGAATTGAAGAAAAAAATACAAAAGATTTAAAAGTAAATTATTTATACGCCTTAATGCCCCTTGTTCCGCTTGTAATTTTAATAATTGGAGGAACTAGCCTAAACAAAGTTCCATTTTTAGCTTGGACAAAAATGGGAGTCGCAGAAGCAATGCTTATAGGTGGGGTTTTATCAATTTTTGTCACCATGACAAATCCTCAAACTATCGTAAAAGAATTTTTTAATGGAATGGGAAGTGCTTATGCAAATGTTATAGGCATTATCATTGCAGCTGGAGTTTTTGTCGCTGGTCTTACAGCTTGCGGAGCAATTGATTTTATAATCGAACTTTTAAAAAGCGAACAAAATTATGTAAAATTTGGTGGAACATTTATACCTTACCTTATGGGAATTATAACAGGTTCTGGTGATGCGGCAACTTTTGCATTTAATGAAGCAATTACCTCTCAAGCAATTCAGCTTGGATTTGAACAAGACAAGCTTGGTATGGCAGCATCAATTGCAGGGGCACTTGGTAGAGGAAGTTCACCAATTGCAGGAGCTTGTATAGTTTGTGCGGGTTTAGCTCTAGCAAATCCAGTTGAACTTGCTAAAAGAACAGCTCTTGGAATGTTTATATCAATAGTTGTAATTGCATTTTTCATTTTGTAA
- a CDS encoding superoxide dismutase family protein, whose amino-acid sequence MKKIILASLVASTMLFANEHHHDSDANMINEFNPKSVEHIVVEMNMLDENGDKKVGEVVAINTNYGVALFPNMSGLGEGGMHGFHIHVNADCGATDKGLGMKAGGHWDPNDTKKHSFAWDDSGHKGDLPALYVDKNGVANYPVLAPKIKNINELKGHSIMVHVGGDNHSDNPAKLGGGGARMVCGVIK is encoded by the coding sequence ATGAAAAAAATTATTTTAGCAAGCCTTGTGGCTTCAACCATGCTTTTTGCAAACGAACATCATCATGATAGCGATGCAAATATGATAAATGAATTTAATCCAAAAAGTGTCGAGCATATTGTTGTTGAGATGAATATGCTTGATGAAAACGGAGATAAAAAAGTTGGTGAAGTTGTAGCTATAAATACAAACTATGGAGTTGCACTATTTCCAAATATGAGTGGCTTAGGAGAAGGTGGCATGCATGGATTTCATATTCATGTAAATGCTGATTGTGGTGCAACAGATAAAGGTCTTGGCATGAAAGCTGGTGGTCACTGGGATCCAAACGATACAAAAAAACACTCATTTGCATGGGATGATAGTGGTCATAAGGGTGATTTACCAGCTCTTTATGTTGACAAAAATGGAGTTGCAAATTACCCAGTTTTAGCTCCAAAAATCAAAAATATAAACGAACTTAAAGGCCATTCTATAATGGTTCATGTAGGCGGAGATAACCATAGCGACAACCCTGCTAAACTTGGCGGTGGCGGTGCAAGAATGGTTTGTGGCGTTATAAAATAA
- the nhaA gene encoding Na+/H+ antiporter NhaA has translation MKKLIDRLISSESGAGMLLLFAAFLALVFANIPGLDKLYNWFVHFTPFTIPSFNILGSMHFWINDALMALFFFAIGLELKREMLEGQLKHFSQVLLPVFAALGGVVFPALVFVIINLNAQNHAIHGWAIPTATDIAFAVGVLALLGRRIPSSLKIFVLTLAIMDDLCAIVIIALFYTGDLSFLYLLLSFMIVGALIFINKLGVSNKTPYVILSLILWFFVLNSGIHASIAGVVAAFTIPLYTKKGNSMSKEMEQTLGLPVNYIILPLFAFVNAGVSMHGLDASHVFGTVPMGIFLGLFVGKQIGIFLFSFIIIKAGFAYMPEKANWKQLYAIAIICGIGFTMSLFVDGLAYGENSILLYHGTDKLAILCGSLVSGVVGYFAAKIVGNNPDGSPKKAKN, from the coding sequence ATGAAAAAACTTATAGACAGATTAATCTCCTCAGAAAGCGGAGCTGGGATGCTACTACTATTTGCGGCATTTTTAGCACTTGTTTTTGCAAATATCCCAGGTCTTGATAAACTTTATAATTGGTTTGTTCATTTTACCCCTTTTACAATACCGTCTTTTAATATCTTAGGAAGTATGCACTTTTGGATAAATGATGCTTTGATGGCTTTATTTTTCTTTGCAATTGGGCTTGAACTAAAAAGAGAGATGTTAGAAGGACAACTAAAACATTTTTCTCAAGTTTTACTTCCTGTTTTTGCAGCTCTTGGTGGTGTAGTGTTTCCTGCATTGGTATTTGTTATAATAAATTTAAATGCACAAAATCATGCTATCCATGGCTGGGCTATACCAACAGCTACTGATATCGCCTTTGCAGTTGGAGTTTTAGCACTTCTTGGAAGAAGAATTCCATCAAGTCTTAAAATATTTGTTTTAACTCTGGCTATAATGGATGACTTATGTGCTATTGTCATAATTGCACTTTTCTATACTGGTGATTTAAGCTTTTTATACCTTTTACTTTCTTTCATGATAGTTGGAGCTTTAATTTTCATAAATAAACTTGGCGTAAGCAACAAAACACCATATGTAATTCTTTCATTAATCCTTTGGTTTTTTGTCTTAAACTCAGGCATTCATGCAAGCATTGCAGGTGTTGTAGCTGCATTTACCATACCTCTTTATACAAAAAAAGGTAACTCGATGTCAAAAGAAATGGAGCAAACCTTAGGACTACCAGTAAATTACATAATATTACCTCTTTTTGCTTTTGTAAACGCTGGAGTTAGCATGCACGGACTTGATGCAAGTCACGTTTTTGGAACAGTGCCTATGGGAATTTTCCTAGGGCTTTTTGTAGGAAAACAGATAGGAATATTTTTATTTAGCTTTATTATAATAAAAGCAGGCTTTGCCTATATGCCTGAAAAAGCAAATTGGAAACAACTCTATGCTATAGCCATAATTTGTGGCATTGGTTTTACAATGAGTTTATTCGTTGATGGACTAGCATACGGAGAAAATTCAATTCTTCTCTATCATGGGACTGACAAGCTAGCTATTTTATGTGGTTCTTTAGTGTCAGGTGTAGTTGGATATTTTGCTGCCAAAATAGTTGGCAACAACCCAGACGGAAGTCCAAAAAAAGCAAAAAATTAA
- a CDS encoding nitroreductase family protein, translating into MEYIENIMQNRYSCRNFKDEKIKDGVINEILDLTRLTPSSLALEPWKFVVISKDDDIKKMGEICLNQPQVSSCSHIVVITARTDLQSKDEYLKHIVYSKNKGEDKAIKFLKMVSSKTDLMTKDELFNYASLQCYMALSNLVNIAYSKRVKSCIIGGFDKEKLTKFLNLPNELRPCIVVALGLSDEKSTPKIRQSLDEVAIWK; encoded by the coding sequence ATGGAATATATAGAAAATATTATGCAAAATAGATATTCATGCAGAAATTTTAAAGATGAAAAGATAAAAGATGGAGTTATAAATGAAATTTTAGATCTCACTCGTCTAACTCCAAGCTCTTTGGCACTTGAGCCGTGGAAATTTGTAGTTATATCAAAAGATGATGATATTAAAAAAATGGGTGAAATTTGCCTTAATCAACCACAAGTATCAAGTTGCTCCCATATAGTTGTCATAACTGCTAGAACTGATTTGCAAAGCAAGGATGAGTATTTAAAACACATTGTTTATAGCAAAAACAAAGGTGAAGATAAGGCAATTAAATTTTTAAAAATGGTTTCATCAAAAACTGATTTAATGACTAAGGATGAACTTTTTAATTACGCATCACTTCAGTGCTATATGGCTTTGTCAAATTTGGTAAATATTGCTTATTCAAAAAGAGTTAAAAGTTGTATAATAGGTGGATTTGACAAAGAAAAATTAACTAAATTTTTAAATTTACCAAATGAGCTTAGGCCTTGTATTGTTGTAGCTTTAGGTCTAAGCGATGAAAAAAGTACTCCAAAAATTAGACAAAGCTTGGATGAAGTTGCTATTTGGAAATAA
- a CDS encoding ATP-binding protein, whose translation MKYLIDFLQKPASKTQIYSLLKLNENETKILQFLTKNYIEGSPINSVFSVLSTAFEESGYGFLIYLDEIKNLLNLGYITQNINMFSKSKQNTKLSLLHSEIELSEYFLSVLECGITKTTLPEITKYDDELKYLEDQFLLVNLYKKKLNSQSKDIRMKLDEKIEKLTNIITQRVNLTKTNLSVEQLFKKHSLSQEEKIIFLVLLKEEYSNEDEILKDSNTLISMISKDEMHKLKNRTLLEENAKLMSLGLIDYDEILGATSINKSYFICEDVLYSIMHPQKNDKKTKKAMLENMVKESEIFELIEPNTDIDDVVLNPKIKVVLNSILKQLDKDVINKLSSWGIKTKKGIDAKIIFYGPAGTGKTMSALSLAKSLKKQVLSFDCSKILSKYVGESEQNVRKIFDTYKSICNEAKIEPVLLLNEADQFLSSRMESGTSSADKMHNQMQNIFLEQIERFEGVLIATTNFLQSLDSAFSRRFDFKIEFKKPNFNERLIIWQKIMPENANFEENFSLNELAKFELSGAQITLVLKNTALKVAVREDDVFTLKDFIDEIKKEQISAFDSDKKVGLL comes from the coding sequence TTGAAATATTTAATAGATTTTTTGCAAAAACCTGCTTCAAAAACTCAGATTTATTCTTTATTAAAACTTAATGAAAACGAGACAAAGATACTTCAGTTTTTAACAAAAAACTATATTGAGGGCTCACCAATAAATAGTGTTTTTAGTGTCTTGTCAACTGCTTTTGAGGAAAGTGGTTATGGCTTTTTAATATATCTTGATGAGATAAAAAATTTATTAAATTTAGGATATATTACACAAAATATTAATATGTTTTCAAAAAGCAAACAAAACACAAAACTATCGCTTTTGCACAGTGAAATCGAATTAAGCGAATATTTTTTGTCTGTTTTAGAGTGCGGTATAACCAAAACAACGCTCCCTGAAATAACCAAATATGATGATGAGCTTAAATATTTGGAAGATCAGTTTTTACTCGTGAATTTATATAAAAAAAAGTTAAATTCACAAAGTAAAGATATAAGAATGAAACTTGATGAAAAAATAGAAAAACTTACAAATATAATCACTCAAAGAGTAAATTTAACTAAGACAAATTTAAGCGTTGAACAACTTTTTAAAAAACATTCATTAAGCCAAGAAGAAAAAATCATATTTTTAGTGCTTTTAAAGGAAGAATATTCAAACGAGGATGAAATATTAAAAGATTCTAATACTCTTATTTCAATGATTAGTAAAGATGAGATGCATAAGTTAAAAAATAGAACTTTATTAGAAGAAAATGCAAAATTAATGAGTTTGGGGCTGATAGATTATGATGAAATTTTAGGAGCTACTTCTATAAATAAAAGCTATTTTATTTGTGAAGATGTGCTTTATAGCATAATGCATCCACAAAAAAATGATAAAAAAACAAAAAAAGCAATGCTTGAAAATATGGTAAAAGAAAGCGAAATTTTTGAGCTTATTGAGCCAAATACGGATATTGATGATGTTGTCTTAAATCCAAAAATTAAAGTTGTTTTAAATTCTATTTTAAAACAACTTGATAAAGATGTTATAAATAAACTTAGTAGTTGGGGCATAAAGACAAAAAAAGGAATCGATGCTAAAATTATTTTTTACGGACCTGCTGGAACTGGTAAAACAATGAGTGCTTTAAGTTTGGCAAAAAGTCTAAAAAAGCAAGTTTTAAGTTTTGACTGTTCAAAAATTTTATCAAAATATGTTGGCGAAAGTGAACAAAATGTAAGAAAAATTTTTGATACTTATAAAAGCATTTGTAATGAGGCAAAAATTGAGCCTGTGCTTTTATTAAATGAGGCTGATCAATTTTTATCAAGTAGAATGGAAAGCGGAACAAGTAGTGCAGATAAAATGCACAATCAAATGCAAAATATTTTTTTAGAGCAAATTGAGAGATTTGAAGGTGTTTTAATAGCTACAACAAATTTCTTACAAAGCTTAGATAGTGCCTTTTCAAGAAGATTTGATTTTAAAATAGAATTTAAAAAACCTAATTTTAATGAAAGACTTATAATTTGGCAAAAAATAATGCCAGAAAATGCAAATTTTGAAGAGAACTTTAGCTTGAATGAGCTTGCTAAATTTGAACTTAGTGGAGCACAAATAACTCTTGTTTTAAAAAATACAGCATTAAAGGTGGCTGTTAGAGAAGATGATGTTTTTACCTTAAAAGATTTTATTGATGAGATCAAAAAAGAACAAATTTCAGCTTTTGATAGTGATAAAAAAGTAGGTTTATTGTAA
- the nfo gene encoding deoxyribonuclease IV, with protein sequence MKRIGAHVSAAGGVENAPLNALEIGADAFALFVKNQRQWNAKALEIESINKFDENLKLANIKKGHILPHNSYLINLGHPDAEKRKKSINAFIDEINRANLLGLKMINFHPGSHLREISENECLENISNSINFIIANTSDVKLVIENTAGQGSNLGYKLEHLAYLMDKTQNKKRIGVCIDTCHFFAGGYDLRSKESYKKTMSEFDKLVGYKYLSGMHLNDSKNSLGIKKDRHESIGKGTLGLEAFENIMRDENIDEIPLILETINPEIWADEIKLLRQMC encoded by the coding sequence TTGAAAAGAATTGGAGCGCATGTAAGTGCAGCTGGTGGAGTAGAAAATGCACCTTTAAATGCTCTTGAGATAGGAGCTGATGCCTTTGCCTTATTTGTAAAAAATCAAAGACAATGGAATGCAAAAGCCCTTGAAATTGAAAGCATAAATAAATTTGATGAGAATTTAAAACTTGCAAATATTAAAAAAGGACATATTTTACCACATAATAGTTATCTTATAAATTTGGGTCATCCAGATGCTGAAAAAAGAAAAAAATCAATTAATGCTTTTATAGACGAGATTAATAGAGCAAATTTGCTTGGATTAAAGATGATAAATTTTCATCCAGGCTCACACTTAAGAGAAATTTCAGAAAATGAATGCTTAGAAAATATTTCAAATTCTATAAATTTTATTATTGCAAATACAAGTGATGTTAAGCTAGTCATTGAAAATACAGCTGGACAGGGTTCAAATTTGGGATATAAGCTTGAACATTTAGCGTATTTAATGGATAAAACACAAAATAAAAAAAGAATTGGCGTTTGTATTGATACTTGTCATTTCTTTGCTGGTGGGTATGATCTTCGTTCAAAAGAAAGTTATAAAAAAACAATGAGTGAGTTTGATAAGTTGGTTGGATATAAGTATTTAAGCGGTATGCATTTAAATGATAGTAAAAATAGTCTTGGTATAAAAAAAGATCGTCATGAAAGCATCGGAAAAGGCACTTTGGGGCTTGAGGCATTTGAAAATATCATGAGAGATGAAAACATAGATGAAATTCCTCTTATTTTAGAGACTATAAATCCTGAAATTTGGGCTGATGAAATAAAACTTTTAAGGCAAATGTGCTAA
- the infC gene encoding translation initiation factor IF-3: MSKEKMVYLNEDIRAKEVRCVGDDGENYGVISKDEALDLANKQGLDLVLIAPDAKPPVCKIMDYGKFRYQQEKKQKEAKKKQKVIEIKEIKLSAKIAQNDINYKIKHAMNFLEGGKHVRFRVFLKGREMANPEVGVELLNDVYNSISDICDKDSEPKFEGRYVNMLVVPKK, from the coding sequence TTGAGTAAGGAAAAGATGGTTTATCTAAATGAAGATATTCGTGCAAAAGAGGTTAGATGTGTTGGAGATGATGGCGAGAATTACGGAGTCATATCAAAAGATGAGGCTTTAGACTTAGCAAACAAACAAGGTCTTGATTTAGTGCTAATAGCTCCTGATGCAAAACCACCAGTTTGTAAGATTATGGATTATGGTAAATTTAGATACCAGCAAGAAAAAAAGCAAAAAGAAGCTAAGAAAAAACAAAAAGTTATTGAGATTAAAGAGATAAAACTATCGGCTAAAATAGCACAAAATGATATAAACTATAAGATAAAGCACGCTATGAACTTTTTAGAGGGTGGAAAGCATGTTAGATTTCGTGTATTTTTAAAAGGACGAGAGATGGCAAACCCTGAAGTTGGTGTTGAGCTTTTAAACGATGTTTACAACTCAATAAGCGATATTTGTGATAAAGACAGTGAGCCAAAATTTGAAGGAAGATACGTAAATATGCTTGTTGTTCCTAAAAAATAA
- the thrS gene encoding threonine--tRNA ligase: MSDIIAYKLNGNIIDTLSVDENEKGLEPIYFDNSKEALEVIRHSCAHLMAEAILELYPDAKFFVGPAIEDGFYYDFRAFKEDGSKIGEADLKEIEKKMKSLIEKKADFIKTNSTKTEVSAKFKSDDLKQEVLKRIPDGVVSIYSQGKFEDICRGPHVPNTKYLRFFKLTRVAGAYLGGDEKREMLTRIYGVAFADKESLNEHLKMLEEAKKRDHRKLGNEMKLFTFDEEVGAGLAIWLPNGARMRSKLEKALFKIHRDRGYEPVRGPEILKADAWKTSGHYDNYKENMYFTKIDEQEYGIKPMNCVGHIKVYQSEIRSYRDLPLKFFEYGVVHRHEKSGVMHGLFRVREFTQDDAHIFCAPNQIKENVLEILNFVENIMKTFNFDYEMEISTRPDKAIGDEKVWEVATNALKEALDENGYKYGIDEGGGAFYGPKIDIKITDALKRKWQCGTIQVDFNLPERFDLAYIDENNEKQQPVMLHRAILGSFERFIGILIEHTAGELPFFIAPTGVAIVPINDKHFDYAKKIALELRKLEVDSEILSKNETLNKRIRTAEKAHIPYILVIGDEEVEKNSVALRDRRARTQSNLSFDEFIKFIKEKLDEVHF; the protein is encoded by the coding sequence ATGAGCGATATTATCGCATATAAATTAAATGGAAATATTATAGACACTCTTAGTGTGGATGAAAACGAAAAAGGCTTAGAGCCAATATATTTTGACAACTCAAAAGAAGCATTAGAGGTTATTAGACACTCCTGTGCTCATCTTATGGCAGAAGCCATTTTAGAGCTTTATCCGGATGCAAAATTTTTTGTAGGACCAGCTATTGAAGATGGATTTTATTATGATTTTAGAGCTTTTAAAGAAGACGGTAGCAAAATTGGTGAAGCTGATTTAAAAGAAATAGAAAAAAAGATGAAAAGCCTCATTGAAAAAAAGGCTGATTTTATAAAAACAAACTCAACAAAAACTGAGGTTAGTGCTAAATTTAAAAGTGATGATTTAAAACAAGAAGTTTTAAAAAGAATACCTGATGGCGTTGTAAGTATTTATTCACAAGGCAAATTTGAGGACATTTGTAGAGGACCGCATGTTCCAAATACAAAATATTTAAGATTTTTTAAACTTACTAGGGTTGCTGGTGCATATTTGGGTGGTGATGAAAAACGTGAAATGCTTACAAGAATTTACGGGGTTGCATTTGCCGATAAAGAAAGCTTAAATGAGCATTTAAAAATGCTTGAAGAAGCAAAAAAGAGAGATCATAGAAAACTTGGCAACGAAATGAAGCTTTTTACATTTGATGAAGAGGTTGGAGCCGGGCTTGCTATATGGCTTCCAAATGGTGCAAGAATGCGCTCAAAACTTGAAAAAGCTTTGTTTAAAATTCATAGAGATAGGGGCTATGAGCCAGTTAGAGGACCGGAAATTCTAAAAGCCGATGCTTGGAAAACCTCAGGCCATTACGATAACTATAAAGAAAATATGTATTTTACTAAAATTGATGAGCAAGAATATGGGATAAAGCCTATGAATTGTGTAGGACATATCAAAGTTTATCAAAGTGAAATTAGATCTTATCGTGATTTACCACTTAAATTTTTTGAATACGGAGTAGTTCATAGGCATGAAAAAAGTGGCGTTATGCACGGACTTTTTAGAGTTAGAGAATTTACTCAAGATGATGCTCATATATTTTGTGCTCCAAATCAAATAAAAGAAAATGTGCTTGAAATTTTAAATTTTGTTGAAAATATAATGAAAACTTTCAATTTTGACTATGAAATGGAAATTTCAACTAGGCCAGATAAGGCAATAGGCGATGAAAAAGTATGGGAAGTAGCAACAAACGCATTAAAAGAAGCACTTGATGAAAATGGCTATAAATACGGCATAGATGAAGGTGGTGGCGCATTTTATGGACCAAAAATTGATATTAAAATAACCGATGCTTTAAAAAGAAAATGGCAGTGTGGAACAATTCAGGTTGATTTTAATTTACCTGAAAGATTTGATTTAGCATATATTGATGAAAATAATGAAAAACAACAACCTGTAATGCTTCATAGAGCAATTTTAGGAAGCTTTGAAAGATTTATAGGAATTTTAATTGAGCATACCGCAGGTGAGCTTCCATTTTTTATAGCACCAACTGGTGTGGCAATAGTTCCTATAAATGATAAGCATTTTGATTATGCAAAAAAAATAGCTTTAGAGCTTAGAAAACTTGAAGTTGATAGTGAAATTTTAAGTAAAAATGAAACTTTAAACAAAAGAATAAGAACAGCTGAAAAAGCTCACATTCCTTATATTTTAGTAATAGGCGATGAAGAGGTTGAAAAAAATAGTGTTGCTCTTAGAGATAGAAGAGCTAGAACTCAAAGCAATTTAAGCTTTGATGAGTTTATTAAATTTATAAAGGAAAAACTTGATGAGGTGCACTTTTGA